Proteins encoded by one window of Buchnera aphidicola (Lipaphis pseudobrassicae):
- the leuD gene encoding 3-isopropylmalate dehydratase small subunit, producing the protein MLKFTEYTGIVVPLDVSNIDTDIIIPKQFLQGINKTGLGKYLFHDWRYLDSNQLKKNNQFILNNKIYQNSSILLTRENFGCGSSREHAVWSLLDYGFRVIIASSFSDIFYNNSFNNKLLLVTLKEDIIEYLFDIVKNNVGISFFVSLVDSKIIVNQNSFSFKLDNFRRSCLLNNLDDIDLTMRFLNKIEKYESKILPFLLNRKKFSSKFL; encoded by the coding sequence ATGCTTAAATTTACTGAATATACAGGTATTGTTGTTCCATTAGATGTATCCAATATAGATACGGATATTATTATTCCTAAACAATTTTTACAGGGGATAAATAAGACAGGATTAGGTAAATATTTATTTCATGATTGGCGTTATCTTGATTCTAATCAGTTAAAAAAAAATAATCAATTTATTTTAAATAATAAAATTTATCAAAATTCTAGTATTTTATTAACTAGAGAGAACTTTGGTTGTGGATCTTCTAGAGAGCATGCTGTTTGGTCTTTATTAGATTATGGATTTAGGGTGATTATTGCTTCTAGTTTTAGTGATATTTTTTATAATAATAGTTTTAATAATAAATTGCTTTTAGTTACATTGAAAGAAGATATTATTGAATATCTTTTTGATATCGTAAAGAATAATGTTGGTATTAGTTTTTTTGTGAGTTTAGTAGATAGTAAAATTATTGTTAATCAGAATTCTTTTTCTTTTAAATTAGATAATTTTCGTCGTTCTTGTCTATTGAATAATTTAGATGATATAGATTTAACAATGCGATTCTTAAACAAAATAGAAAAATATGAAAGCAAGATATTACCCTTTCTTTTAAATCGGAAAAAATTTAGCTCAAAATTTTTATAA
- the repA gene encoding plasmid replication initiator RepA: MISRKCYIHNPNPAFKPPKSNKRRPFFICYAMKKAEEIDVARCELNYILQAKNIKMGFPLKRFRQLNKHRASAMRAMVLAMLYHFNISSELVQASVEQLSDECGLSTISESGNKSITRASRLINDFLEPMGFVKCKKIWDKILGNYMPKMIKLTPLFFMLLDISEKKLMNAKQQQLGWINKNLISKGLNPITMHDAKRRSKDIQMKSIFKYRISRHAFYKKKRNAQRLISLDEKEARQTILRALVAKYSLSELTKLGPSGLKKQVNISYYYLRKIAANTYPKN, encoded by the coding sequence ATGATATCAAGAAAATGTTATATACATAATCCTAATCCTGCTTTTAAACCTCCCAAGAGTAATAAACGTCGACCTTTTTTTATTTGTTACGCAATGAAAAAAGCAGAAGAAATAGATGTTGCAAGATGTGAATTGAATTATATTTTACAAGCAAAAAATATTAAAATGGGTTTTCCTTTAAAAAGATTTAGACAATTAAATAAACATCGCGCATCTGCAATGAGAGCCATGGTTTTAGCTATGCTATATCATTTTAATATTTCCTCTGAGTTAGTTCAAGCATCTGTTGAACAACTATCTGATGAATGTGGTTTATCTACTATATCTGAATCTGGTAATAAATCTATTACTCGAGCTTCACGTTTAATAAATGATTTTTTGGAACCGATGGGATTTGTTAAATGTAAAAAAATATGGGATAAAATTTTAGGTAATTATATGCCTAAAATGATTAAACTTACTCCACTGTTTTTTATGTTATTAGATATTTCTGAAAAAAAATTAATGAATGCGAAACAGCAACAATTAGGATGGATAAATAAAAATCTTATCAGTAAGGGATTAAATCCTATAACTATGCATGATGCTAAAAGACGATCTAAAGATATTCAAATGAAAAGTATTTTTAAATATAGGATTTCTAGACACGCTTTTTATAAAAAGAAACGAAATGCACAAAGATTAATATCTTTAGATGAAAAAGAAGCTAGGCAAACTATTCTTCGTGCATTAGTTGCCAAGTATTCTCTAAGTGAATTAACTAAATTAGGACCTAGTGGGCTAAAAAAACAAGTAAATATTAGTTATTACTATTTACGAAAAATAGCTGCAAACACATATCCTAAAAATTAA
- a CDS encoding TIGR00645 family protein, producing the protein MEKIIEKTIYASRWLMFPVYVGLSFGFILLTLKFFQQIVFIIPDILAMSESGLVLVVLSLIDIALVGGLLVMVMFSGYENFISKMDIQDNEKRLGWMGTMDVNSIKNKVASSIVAISSVHLLRLFMEAEKILDDKIMLCVIIHLTFVLSAFGMAYIDKMSKKHILH; encoded by the coding sequence ATGGAAAAAATTATCGAAAAAACTATCTATGCTTCTCGTTGGTTAATGTTTCCTGTTTATGTTGGTTTATCATTTGGTTTTATATTATTAACATTAAAATTTTTTCAACAAATTGTATTTATTATACCAGACATTTTAGCTATGTCTGAGTCTGGTTTGGTATTAGTTGTTTTATCATTAATTGATATTGCTTTGGTTGGCGGTTTATTAGTTATGGTTATGTTTTCTGGCTATGAAAATTTTATTTCTAAAATGGATATACAAGATAATGAAAAACGATTAGGTTGGATGGGTACTATGGACGTAAATTCAATAAAAAATAAAGTCGCATCATCAATAGTTGCGATATCTTCTGTACATCTCTTACGTCTTTTTATGGAAGCTGAAAAAATTTTAGATGATAAAATAATGTTATGTGTCATAATACACCTTACATTTGTATTATCAGCATTTGGTATGGCTTATATTGATAAAATGAGTAAAAAACATATTTTGCATTAG